One window of Nocardia sp. NBC_00508 genomic DNA carries:
- a CDS encoding terpene synthase family protein, with the protein MVSEYTSALERDIVKMRGQHEELLRAERKWSLRAMFSTPDWDIVDYCQGFRPNRFGAQACAEVERFCRAQQIWLEPGGEHYNSMTPYLHPGAISAERMTIIGLYNAILFWLNDTVGREKFGHLDDDEQRQARVAVDRLCSLLRTRPASGDANPVEASTSAFLAMLSALADPAWLDRFIEATIDHLRPAIRDQNARARGGLLSVTEYIDLRAQVSGMYPAIALCEFGRDDYLPWGRIRRAGLAGDLRRLRRLTVEIGALMNDVFSFEKECIVDLADFNLISAVLLNNPGWSLEDAVHGAGEIVRARLTEFRQVGAVTAEQCDRVGASDAALAATVSTHIADLVACVQATWAWQIKTLRYKGASIFTENGTG; encoded by the coding sequence GTGGTCAGTGAGTACACATCGGCGCTCGAGCGGGACATCGTGAAGATGCGTGGGCAGCACGAGGAGTTGCTGCGGGCCGAGCGGAAGTGGTCGTTGCGAGCGATGTTCAGTACGCCCGACTGGGACATCGTCGACTACTGCCAGGGCTTCCGGCCGAACCGGTTCGGGGCACAGGCGTGTGCGGAGGTCGAGCGATTCTGCCGCGCCCAGCAGATCTGGCTCGAGCCCGGTGGCGAGCACTACAACAGCATGACGCCTTACCTGCATCCCGGCGCCATCAGCGCCGAGCGGATGACGATCATCGGTCTCTACAACGCGATCCTGTTCTGGCTCAACGACACTGTCGGCCGAGAGAAGTTCGGGCACTTGGACGACGACGAGCAGCGACAGGCGCGCGTCGCGGTCGACCGGCTGTGCTCGCTGCTGCGTACACGCCCGGCGTCGGGCGATGCGAACCCGGTGGAGGCCTCGACGTCGGCCTTCCTCGCCATGCTGTCCGCCCTCGCCGACCCGGCATGGCTCGACCGGTTCATCGAGGCCACCATCGATCATCTGCGGCCCGCGATCCGGGACCAGAACGCTCGCGCCCGCGGTGGACTGCTCAGCGTGACGGAGTACATCGACCTGCGCGCCCAGGTGTCGGGGATGTATCCGGCCATCGCGCTGTGCGAGTTCGGTCGCGACGACTACCTACCCTGGGGCCGGATCCGGCGTGCCGGGCTCGCCGGTGACCTCCGCCGATTGCGGAGGTTGACCGTCGAGATCGGGGCGCTGATGAACGACGTGTTCTCCTTCGAAAAGGAGTGCATCGTCGATCTCGCGGACTTCAATCTGATCTCCGCGGTCCTGCTGAACAACCCCGGGTGGTCGCTGGAGGACGCCGTGCACGGCGCCGGCGAGATCGTTCGGGCGCGGCTCACGGAATTCCGGCAGGTCGGGGCTGTCACCGCCGAACAATGCGATCGAGTGGGAGCGAGCGACGCGGCTCTGGCGGCCACCGTTTCGACCCATATCGCGGATCTGGTCGCCTGTGTGCAGGCAACCTGGGCCTGGCAGATCAAGACGCTGCGCTATAAGGGCGCGTCGATATTCACCGAGAACGGCACGGGTTAG
- a CDS encoding diguanylate cyclase domain-containing protein, producing MEQFELATLANSWWQALQAVTGGSVFVPAPEILLLDLVEELVSGLEAEPFDAGVGARVGAALASAGFVAPGIPSASAQALFELADRAPTSGRRLAALLAAMGQGYEAHLRAHEEQPAEAAGEATRAADERFRVVFDNAAIAIAIGDTDGTLLDANRGLADMIGVPVDTLRGVSVYDFAHPNDRDGIRTLVYERLVPAGQGTVRLEQRIRRADDSYGWAAFAITFVKGADGHSDYLLAVGEDVTEQHRMREELHRQARHDPLTGLPNRRHLIERIDEMIASAGNGDRAGLCFVDIDRFKHVNDRYGHGTGDQILTAVAARLQDSVRGSGCLIARIGGDEFVALIPPPASDHRVAAVANSLLEALVDPIIAGDRRLRMSISIGAVVTAVAGADAESLLDAADTGLYRAKADGKGRWVLHILDTDTSRQPAL from the coding sequence GTGGAACAGTTCGAACTCGCCACACTGGCGAACTCGTGGTGGCAGGCGTTGCAGGCCGTCACGGGTGGCTCCGTGTTCGTTCCCGCCCCCGAGATTCTGCTGCTCGACCTGGTCGAGGAGCTGGTTTCCGGCCTGGAGGCCGAACCGTTCGACGCCGGTGTGGGTGCTCGCGTAGGCGCTGCGCTGGCCTCCGCCGGGTTCGTCGCCCCCGGCATCCCCAGCGCCTCCGCGCAGGCGCTGTTCGAATTGGCCGACCGCGCCCCGACCAGCGGCCGGCGGCTCGCGGCGCTGCTCGCCGCGATGGGGCAGGGGTACGAAGCGCACCTGCGCGCGCATGAGGAGCAGCCCGCGGAGGCGGCGGGTGAAGCGACCCGAGCAGCCGACGAACGGTTCCGCGTCGTCTTCGACAACGCCGCCATCGCGATCGCGATCGGCGACACCGATGGGACGCTGCTGGACGCCAACCGCGGGCTGGCCGACATGATCGGCGTCCCGGTCGACACCCTGCGGGGAGTGTCGGTCTACGACTTCGCGCATCCCAATGACCGGGATGGCATCCGCACGCTGGTCTACGAGCGGCTGGTCCCGGCCGGGCAGGGCACGGTGCGGTTGGAGCAGCGGATTCGTCGCGCCGACGACAGCTATGGCTGGGCGGCGTTCGCCATCACCTTCGTCAAGGGTGCCGACGGGCACAGCGACTACCTGCTCGCGGTCGGCGAAGACGTGACCGAGCAGCACCGGATGCGCGAGGAGCTGCACCGGCAGGCCCGGCACGACCCGCTCACCGGCCTGCCGAACCGGCGGCATCTCATCGAACGGATCGACGAGATGATCGCGAGCGCGGGCAATGGGGACCGCGCGGGGTTGTGTTTCGTCGACATCGATCGCTTCAAGCACGTCAACGACCGCTACGGCCATGGCACAGGTGACCAGATCCTCACCGCCGTGGCCGCGCGTTTGCAGGACAGTGTGCGTGGCTCGGGTTGTCTGATCGCCCGCATCGGCGGTGACGAGTTCGTCGCGCTGATCCCGCCGCCCGCCAGCGACCACCGGGTGGCCGCCGTGGCGAACAGCCTGCTCGAGGCCTTGGTCGATCCGATCATCGCGGGCGACCGGCGGCTACGCATGTCCATCAGCATCGGCGCGGTCGTCACCGCGGTCGCGGGCGCCGATGCCGAATCGCTGCTCGATGCCGCCGACACGGGCCTCTACCGCGCCAAAGCCGATGGCAAGGGCCGGTGGGTGCTGCACATTCTCGACACGGATACCTCCCGGCAACCTGCGTTGTGA
- a CDS encoding protein kinase domain-containing protein codes for MAGSDPFATERDRPPDIEQELEGAGLDDPQVIGKGGFGVVYRCRQRALNRSVAVKVLTGRPDLEPENVERFLREQQAMGALSGHPNIVPILHVGTTDSGRPYLVMPYHSQGSLANRIRRENFLPWQEAIGITIKLAGALETAHRAGILHRDIKPDNVLLTDYGEPQLTDFGIARVEGGFETAAGVVTGSPAFTAPEVLRSGVPSVASDVYGLGATLFAMITGHAAYERRSGEQIVAQFLRIAADPLPDLRPGGIPDDVCAAIEASMSQEPANRPRSATAFGESLRGIQRDNGLPIENMTLPTVDHAVSIQEDLSTRPMAATARHPSAHPKTPPTPETKFRPAMSSRPLVRRDRLMDALQTEPRPRLAVIHAPAGFGKSTLAAQWAKRLAETDGVTVAWLNADRDDSNVVWFLTHLIEAFNRASPELAPQLARILEEGDDNAARYVLSTLINSIQERGDRFALVIDDWDRVTDPAAVDALHFLVEQGSQHLQIILTSRSLESLPLGTMRVRHEIVEIDAAALRFDAEEARAFLAEQSGVALADKESAELRDCTEGWAAGLQLASLSLREHPDPATLISHLSGRHHTIGEYLAENVLDTVEPDLLDVLLKTSLPERICGSLATALTGKPHGQAVLENLERRNLFLRRIDEGGEWFRYHHLFAEFLRQRLERDHAEQVAELHRAAASWFAEHEMLSEAIDHALACGDEKKAVDFLEAKARALVQDGQLATFLGLVAKLPPAEACARPQLQIGVAWTNALLRRTTDLHAALRLVRASLEKSPEPDPDVAVEADLIECVEHVFADRPEGVDSVVTRCLARADTLGPWALGAAANLASFSARCRFEYDRAREWHDWAAPYYRETRNTFSLMYSHSLVGIAAREQLDVAAAERSFRTALHIATTSSGPQSYAARLASALLGELLYERDQLAAAERLLDEAGRLGTEGGPVEFMMAAYATGARIKALRGDLAAAARRLDEGAEAARALKLPRLATRIANEQVRLGLTATYVTEPPAGEDGIATMAAEMREDSAIRMLLRSGAAKRAAAAVARAQQLRDAIDTTRRPRAAAQAQLLLASCLAAAGRTDAAKDALVPVVAKHADIGLIRPLLDEGTWITSLLHTLNYDLREGLWKDEWPIVPPAFLHRLTER; via the coding sequence ATGGCTGGTTCGGACCCGTTCGCCACAGAGCGCGATCGGCCTCCAGATATCGAGCAGGAACTGGAGGGCGCGGGTCTCGACGACCCGCAAGTGATCGGCAAGGGCGGTTTCGGCGTCGTCTACCGCTGTCGGCAGCGCGCGCTGAATCGCAGCGTCGCGGTCAAGGTCCTCACCGGACGGCCGGATCTGGAGCCGGAGAATGTCGAGCGGTTCCTGCGCGAGCAGCAGGCGATGGGCGCGCTGTCCGGCCACCCGAACATCGTGCCGATCCTGCACGTGGGCACCACCGACAGCGGACGCCCCTATCTGGTGATGCCGTATCACTCGCAGGGTTCCCTGGCCAACCGCATCCGCCGAGAGAATTTCCTGCCATGGCAAGAGGCCATCGGGATCACCATCAAGCTGGCCGGGGCCCTGGAGACCGCGCATCGCGCCGGGATTCTGCATCGCGACATCAAGCCGGACAACGTCCTGCTCACCGACTACGGCGAGCCGCAGCTCACCGACTTCGGGATCGCCCGTGTCGAAGGCGGTTTCGAGACCGCGGCCGGAGTGGTGACCGGTTCCCCGGCATTCACCGCGCCGGAGGTCCTGCGCTCGGGGGTTCCTTCGGTCGCCTCCGACGTCTATGGGCTCGGCGCGACGCTGTTCGCCATGATCACCGGCCACGCGGCGTACGAACGCCGTTCCGGCGAGCAGATCGTCGCCCAGTTCCTGCGGATCGCCGCCGATCCGCTCCCGGATCTGCGTCCCGGAGGCATCCCCGACGACGTCTGCGCCGCCATCGAGGCCAGTATGTCGCAGGAACCGGCGAACCGTCCCCGCTCGGCCACCGCGTTCGGGGAGTCGCTGCGCGGTATCCAGCGCGACAACGGCCTGCCGATCGAGAACATGACCCTGCCGACCGTCGACCATGCGGTCTCGATACAGGAGGACCTCAGCACGCGGCCGATGGCCGCCACGGCGAGGCACCCCTCGGCCCACCCCAAGACGCCGCCCACGCCCGAGACGAAGTTCCGCCCGGCGATGTCCTCCCGGCCGCTGGTCCGGCGCGACCGCCTGATGGACGCGTTGCAGACCGAGCCGCGACCACGGCTTGCCGTCATCCATGCCCCCGCCGGGTTCGGCAAGAGCACGCTGGCGGCCCAGTGGGCCAAGCGTCTCGCCGAAACCGACGGTGTCACGGTGGCGTGGTTGAACGCCGACCGCGACGACAGCAACGTGGTCTGGTTCCTCACCCACCTGATCGAGGCGTTCAACCGGGCGAGCCCGGAGCTGGCGCCCCAGTTGGCGCGGATACTCGAAGAGGGTGACGACAACGCCGCACGCTATGTGCTCAGCACGCTGATCAACAGCATCCAGGAACGCGGTGATCGGTTCGCGCTCGTCATCGACGACTGGGATCGGGTCACCGACCCGGCCGCCGTCGACGCCTTGCATTTCCTGGTCGAGCAGGGCTCGCAGCACCTGCAGATCATTCTGACCAGCCGATCGCTGGAGAGTTTGCCGCTCGGCACCATGCGCGTTCGCCATGAGATCGTCGAAATCGATGCCGCCGCATTGCGTTTCGACGCCGAGGAAGCGCGCGCGTTCCTCGCCGAGCAGAGCGGTGTCGCGCTGGCCGACAAGGAGAGCGCCGAGCTGCGCGACTGCACCGAAGGCTGGGCGGCCGGATTGCAGCTGGCTTCGCTGTCGCTGCGCGAGCACCCTGACCCCGCGACGCTGATCTCTCACCTGTCCGGCCGCCATCACACCATCGGCGAATACCTGGCCGAGAACGTGCTCGACACCGTCGAGCCGGATCTGCTCGATGTGCTACTCAAAACCTCGCTACCAGAACGGATCTGCGGGAGCCTGGCGACCGCGCTGACCGGCAAGCCGCACGGTCAGGCCGTGCTGGAGAACCTCGAACGCCGCAATCTGTTCCTGCGCCGGATCGACGAAGGCGGTGAATGGTTCCGCTACCACCATCTGTTCGCGGAGTTCCTCCGGCAGCGACTCGAACGGGACCATGCCGAGCAGGTGGCCGAACTGCATCGTGCCGCGGCCTCCTGGTTCGCCGAGCACGAAATGCTCAGCGAAGCCATCGATCACGCGCTGGCATGCGGCGACGAGAAGAAGGCCGTCGACTTCCTCGAGGCGAAGGCCCGCGCCTTGGTACAAGACGGCCAGCTCGCGACCTTCCTCGGCCTGGTCGCCAAACTTCCACCGGCGGAAGCCTGCGCACGCCCGCAACTACAGATCGGTGTCGCGTGGACGAACGCTCTCCTGCGGCGAACCACCGACCTGCACGCCGCATTGCGGCTGGTCCGGGCGTCACTCGAGAAGTCACCGGAGCCCGATCCCGATGTCGCGGTCGAGGCCGATCTCATCGAGTGTGTGGAGCACGTGTTCGCCGACCGCCCGGAAGGCGTGGACTCCGTGGTCACCCGATGCCTGGCCCGCGCCGACACGCTGGGGCCGTGGGCACTGGGCGCGGCCGCCAACCTCGCCTCGTTCTCCGCGCGTTGCCGGTTCGAGTACGACAGAGCACGCGAATGGCATGACTGGGCAGCCCCGTACTACCGGGAGACCCGCAACACGTTCAGCCTGATGTACAGCCATAGCCTGGTCGGCATCGCGGCGCGGGAACAGCTCGACGTCGCCGCGGCGGAACGCAGCTTCCGCACCGCGCTGCACATCGCCACCACCTCGTCGGGCCCGCAGTCCTACGCCGCACGGTTGGCAAGCGCTCTACTCGGCGAATTGCTCTATGAACGCGACCAGCTCGCCGCCGCGGAACGTCTGCTGGACGAGGCGGGGCGGCTGGGCACCGAGGGCGGGCCGGTCGAATTCATGATGGCCGCCTACGCCACCGGAGCCAGGATCAAGGCCCTGCGCGGTGACCTCGCGGCCGCCGCGCGCCGCCTGGACGAAGGCGCGGAGGCCGCGCGTGCCCTGAAGCTGCCGCGGCTGGCCACCCGGATCGCCAACGAGCAGGTGCGGCTCGGACTCACCGCGACATACGTCACCGAACCGCCTGCTGGTGAAGACGGCATCGCGACGATGGCCGCGGAAATGCGCGAGGATTCCGCGATCCGGATGCTGCTGCGGTCCGGAGCAGCGAAACGGGCGGCGGCCGCGGTCGCACGCGCCCAGCAGTTGCGCGACGCCATCGACACCACTCGACGCCCGCGAGCCGCGGCGCAGGCGCAGCTGCTGCTCGCCTCCTGCCTCGCGGCGGCCGGAAGGACCGACGCGGCGAAGGACGCCCTGGTGCCGGTGGTGGCCAAACACGCCGACATCGGCCTCATCCGACCGCTGCTCGATGAAGGCACGTGGATCACGTCGCTGCTGCACACCCTGAATTACGACCTCCGCGAAGGACTCTGGAAAGACGAATGGCCGATCGTCCCCCCAGCTTTCCTGCACAGGTTGACAGAACGCTGA
- a CDS encoding amidohydrolase family protein, with protein sequence MTIDVWAQHPTQRFLAHDMFASLRRWTGATIPTGDIPLMVTLDAMDAAGVDQALISAWHAPDGILISNDEVAAWAAEAPERLFPVASVDLRRPMDAVRELRRRAGQGFKGLRVLPWLWELPPTDRRFYPLFAACVDLGLPFCTQVGHTGPLRPSETGRPIPYIDQVALDFPELTIVCGHIGYPWTEEMIAVARKHENVVIDTSAYTTKRLPAELVSYLESGSGRRKVLFGTNYPMIFPQHALDGLDALGLDDETRELYLDGNARRVFGLTG encoded by the coding sequence ATGACCATTGACGTCTGGGCGCAACACCCTACGCAGAGGTTCCTCGCCCACGACATGTTCGCCTCGCTGCGGCGGTGGACCGGCGCCACCATCCCGACCGGCGACATCCCGCTGATGGTCACCTTGGATGCGATGGATGCCGCGGGCGTCGACCAAGCGCTGATCTCGGCCTGGCACGCGCCGGACGGGATTCTCATCTCCAACGACGAGGTCGCGGCATGGGCCGCCGAGGCGCCGGAGCGTCTGTTCCCCGTCGCGTCGGTGGATCTGCGCAGGCCGATGGACGCGGTGCGGGAACTGCGCCGCCGCGCCGGACAAGGATTCAAGGGCTTGCGGGTGCTGCCGTGGTTGTGGGAGCTTCCGCCGACCGATCGTCGCTTCTATCCGCTGTTCGCGGCCTGTGTCGACCTCGGGCTCCCGTTCTGTACGCAGGTGGGACACACCGGTCCGCTGCGGCCGTCGGAGACCGGTCGCCCCATCCCGTATATCGATCAGGTCGCGCTCGACTTTCCGGAACTGACCATCGTGTGCGGACATATCGGCTATCCGTGGACGGAGGAAATGATCGCCGTCGCGCGCAAGCACGAGAACGTCGTCATCGACACCTCGGCGTACACGACGAAACGTCTTCCCGCGGAGCTGGTCTCATACCTCGAGTCCGGTAGTGGCCGCCGCAAGGTGCTGTTCGGCACGAACTACCCGATGATCTTCCCGCAGCACGCGCTCGACGGCCTCGACGCTCTCGGCCTCGACGATGAAACACGCGAGCTGTACCTGGATGGCAACGCCCGTCGCGTGTTCGGGCTGACGGGTTGA
- a CDS encoding DUF1304 domain-containing protein gives MLWVVQALAVAAALLHVGIFVMESVRFTDPKVYKGIFQMADGEMPAARTWAFNQGFYNLFLAVTALVGVALLRSVPEAGWALVLTGCGSMLAAAVVLVAHDRRFARGAVIQGTLPALTLLAALTQL, from the coding sequence ATGCTCTGGGTGGTCCAGGCACTGGCGGTCGCGGCCGCCCTACTCCACGTCGGCATCTTCGTCATGGAGTCCGTGCGGTTCACTGATCCCAAGGTGTACAAGGGAATCTTTCAGATGGCTGATGGCGAGATGCCCGCGGCGCGGACGTGGGCGTTCAACCAAGGCTTCTACAACCTGTTCCTCGCGGTGACGGCACTGGTGGGCGTGGCGCTCCTGCGGTCGGTGCCGGAGGCGGGGTGGGCGCTGGTATTGACGGGATGCGGGTCGATGCTGGCCGCCGCGGTGGTTCTGGTCGCCCACGACCGCCGGTTCGCCAGGGGCGCAGTGATCCAAGGCACGCTGCCCGCGCTGACGCTGCTGGCCGCTCTGACCCAGCTGTGA
- a CDS encoding DUF4254 domain-containing protein, translating into MLRSAHALAELHQRRAELKDVALIAEIDCRREELVDDINDWVAQEMPQHRNGASLHTESLGAVVDRMARSWVDANQVIDSEGARSDNTHKHWYQLAELVDGYTDLVTDVAGGRRRLPEQ; encoded by the coding sequence CTGCTACGGTCCGCACACGCGCTCGCCGAGCTACATCAGCGCCGCGCCGAGCTGAAGGACGTCGCACTCATCGCCGAAATCGACTGCAGGCGTGAGGAACTCGTCGATGACATCAACGACTGGGTGGCGCAGGAGATGCCGCAGCACCGCAATGGGGCTTCGCTGCACACCGAGAGCCTCGGCGCGGTGGTGGACCGGATGGCGCGGAGCTGGGTGGACGCGAATCAGGTCATCGATAGCGAAGGCGCGCGAAGCGACAATACCCACAAACATTGGTATCAGCTGGCCGAACTCGTCGACGGTTACACTGATCTGGTAACCGACGTGGCCGGTGGCCGCCGCCGTCTGCCCGAGCAGTGA
- a CDS encoding LLM class flavin-dependent oxidoreductase, whose translation MELGLTTFAELYPVGDRPAPTAAERLREVVAEAVATEQAGLDVYGVGEHHRKDFAASAPAIVLAAIASRTERIRLTSAVSVLSSDDPVRVYQDFATLDGLSAGRAELMAGRGSFTESFPLFGYDLADYDELFDEKLALLLHIRQDEPVTWSGRFRPPLRDAVVYPRTDHRPLPVWIAVGGSPESVIRAGLLGLPLAIAIIGGQPARFAPLVDLYHRALEQAGHPKQAVAVHAHGYVADTDEQAVADFYEPYALAMSTIGRERGWGPMTRAQFDALRAPGGSLFVGTPDYVAEKVAAVGETLGLDRFMLHTSVGTLPHEKVLHTIELLGTKVAPQVR comes from the coding sequence GTGGAACTGGGACTCACGACTTTCGCCGAGCTCTACCCCGTCGGCGACCGGCCCGCACCGACCGCGGCCGAGCGGCTGCGCGAAGTGGTCGCGGAGGCCGTCGCCACCGAGCAGGCCGGACTCGACGTCTACGGGGTCGGTGAACACCACCGCAAGGACTTCGCCGCCTCCGCGCCCGCGATCGTGCTCGCGGCGATCGCGTCCCGCACCGAGCGGATCCGGCTCACCAGCGCGGTCAGCGTGTTGAGCTCGGACGATCCGGTCCGCGTTTACCAGGACTTCGCCACGCTGGACGGCCTGTCCGCGGGTCGCGCCGAGCTCATGGCAGGGCGCGGCTCGTTCACCGAATCGTTCCCGCTGTTCGGCTACGACCTGGCCGACTACGACGAACTCTTCGACGAGAAGCTGGCGCTGCTGCTGCACATTCGGCAAGACGAGCCGGTCACCTGGAGCGGCAGATTCCGTCCGCCGCTGCGCGACGCCGTCGTCTACCCGCGCACCGACCACCGGCCCCTGCCGGTCTGGATCGCGGTGGGCGGCAGCCCCGAGTCGGTAATCCGCGCAGGACTGCTCGGCCTTCCGCTGGCCATCGCGATCATCGGCGGACAGCCGGCCCGGTTTGCACCGCTGGTCGACCTCTACCACCGTGCTCTGGAACAGGCGGGGCACCCGAAGCAGGCGGTCGCGGTGCACGCGCACGGGTACGTCGCGGACACCGACGAGCAAGCCGTCGCCGACTTCTACGAGCCGTACGCGTTGGCGATGAGCACCATCGGGCGTGAACGCGGCTGGGGTCCCATGACCCGCGCTCAGTTCGACGCGTTGCGCGCACCGGGAGGTTCGCTGTTCGTCGGCACACCCGACTACGTCGCCGAAAAGGTCGCCGCGGTAGGTGAAACGCTCGGCTTGGACCGCTTCATGCTGCACACCAGCGTCGGCACCCTGCCGCACGAAAAGGTCTTGCACACCATCGAGCTGCTCGGCACGAAGGTCGCCCCGCAGGTGCGCTGA
- the map gene encoding type I methionyl aminopeptidase codes for MSVRTRKPLVPGTLSPTREVARAIERPEYAWKKTANEGREPWVQTAETIEQMRIAGKIAAQALAEAGKAVAPGVTTDELDRIAHEYLCDHGAYPSTLGYKGFPKSCCTSLNEVICHGIPDSTVIEDGDIVNIDVTAYIHGVHGDTNRTFLAGDVDEEVRLLVERTEEATMRAIKAVRPGRALNVIGRVIESYANRFGYGVVRDFTGHGVGPTFHSGLVVLHYDQPSVETVIEPGMTFTIEPMINLGGIDYEIWDDGWTVVTKDRKWTAQFEHTLVVTESGTEILTLP; via the coding sequence ATGTCTGTCCGCACCCGCAAGCCGCTTGTCCCCGGCACGCTGTCGCCTACCCGTGAAGTCGCGCGCGCGATCGAGCGCCCGGAGTACGCGTGGAAGAAGACCGCCAACGAGGGGCGTGAGCCCTGGGTGCAGACCGCGGAGACGATCGAGCAGATGCGGATCGCGGGCAAGATCGCCGCGCAGGCGCTGGCGGAGGCGGGCAAGGCGGTCGCGCCCGGCGTCACCACCGACGAGCTGGATCGCATCGCGCACGAGTATCTGTGTGACCACGGGGCGTATCCGTCGACCCTCGGCTACAAGGGATTTCCGAAGTCGTGCTGCACCTCGCTGAACGAGGTGATCTGCCACGGTATCCCGGACTCCACCGTGATCGAGGACGGCGACATCGTCAATATCGACGTCACGGCCTACATCCACGGCGTACACGGCGATACCAACAGGACCTTCCTCGCCGGTGACGTCGACGAGGAGGTGCGCCTGCTCGTCGAGCGGACCGAGGAGGCCACCATGCGGGCCATCAAGGCGGTCCGGCCGGGTCGCGCGCTCAACGTGATCGGGCGGGTCATCGAGTCCTATGCCAACCGTTTCGGCTACGGCGTGGTGCGCGACTTCACCGGCCACGGCGTCGGCCCCACCTTCCACAGCGGCCTGGTCGTCCTGCACTACGACCAGCCTTCGGTGGAGACCGTCATCGAACCGGGCATGACGTTCACCATCGAGCCGATGATCAATCTCGGCGGCATCGATTACGAGATCTGGGACGACGGCTGGACCGTCGTCACCAAGGATCGCAAGTGGACCGCGCAGTTCGAGCACACCCTGGTCGTCACCGAGTCCGGGACCGAGATCCTGACCTTGCCGTGA
- a CDS encoding cobyric acid synthase, translating into MKGALLVAGTTSDAGKSVVVAGICRMLARRGVRVAPFKAQNMSNNSVVTLDGGEIGRAQALQAQACGLEPSIRFNPVLLKPGSDRRSQLVVRGTAIGTVGAEDYFRHRRELRAVVAAELAALRAEFDVVICEGAGSPAEINLRATDLANMGLARAARLPVLLVGDIDRGGVLAHLFGTVAILEPEDQQLISGFVVNKFRGAPELLRPGLDRLTELTGRPTLGVLPYAEDLWIDAEDSLGTLADAPVGRPRPPVGAEWLTVAAIRLPRISNSTDVEALACEPGVAVRWVSEPSRLAGADLVIVPGSKATVSDLRWLRRTGIADGLRARAAAGRPILGICGGYQMLGTHILDRVESGEGVVDGLGLLDLAIEFAEPKVLRRSAGHAAGTAVRGYEIHHGRVTHRGDPAWLTVDGEPEGSVRGAVWGTHLHGLLESDELRRGWLRAVAAAAGRTGFVVAEDVSVADVRAAQLDLVAGLVEDHLDVAAIERLLAEGAPADLPTLATGTVLPGDAIG; encoded by the coding sequence ATGAAGGGCGCGCTGCTGGTCGCGGGCACCACCTCCGACGCGGGCAAGAGCGTCGTGGTGGCCGGGATCTGCCGGATGCTGGCCCGGCGCGGTGTGCGCGTCGCGCCGTTCAAGGCGCAGAACATGTCCAACAATTCCGTGGTCACGCTGGACGGCGGGGAGATCGGCCGTGCGCAGGCGTTGCAGGCGCAGGCGTGCGGGCTGGAACCGAGCATCCGATTCAACCCCGTCCTGCTCAAGCCGGGTAGTGATCGGCGCTCCCAGCTGGTGGTGCGGGGCACGGCGATCGGCACGGTCGGGGCCGAGGACTACTTCCGGCACCGGCGGGAATTGCGCGCTGTCGTGGCCGCCGAACTCGCCGCGCTGCGCGCCGAATTCGACGTGGTGATCTGCGAGGGCGCCGGATCGCCCGCCGAGATCAACCTGCGCGCGACGGATCTGGCGAACATGGGCCTGGCGCGCGCCGCACGGCTGCCGGTGCTGCTGGTCGGCGACATCGATCGCGGCGGCGTGCTTGCCCACCTGTTCGGCACCGTCGCGATCCTGGAACCCGAAGACCAGCAGTTGATCTCGGGCTTCGTGGTCAATAAATTCCGTGGCGCGCCGGAGCTGCTGCGGCCCGGTCTGGACCGCCTCACCGAGCTCACCGGTCGCCCCACCCTCGGCGTGCTCCCGTACGCCGAGGATCTCTGGATCGACGCCGAGGACTCACTCGGGACCCTGGCCGACGCGCCGGTCGGTCGTCCGCGACCGCCGGTGGGCGCCGAATGGCTGACCGTTGCGGCCATCCGGCTGCCGCGCATCTCCAACTCCACCGACGTCGAGGCGCTGGCCTGCGAACCCGGCGTCGCGGTGCGCTGGGTGAGCGAGCCGTCCCGGCTGGCGGGCGCGGATCTGGTGATCGTGCCGGGCAGCAAGGCGACGGTGTCGGATCTGCGGTGGTTGCGGCGCACCGGCATCGCCGACGGGCTGCGCGCCCGCGCCGCCGCGGGACGTCCGATCCTGGGTATCTGCGGCGGGTATCAGATGCTCGGTACCCACATCCTCGACCGGGTCGAGTCCGGCGAAGGCGTGGTCGACGGACTCGGGTTGCTCGACCTCGCGATCGAATTCGCCGAGCCGAAGGTGTTGCGCCGCAGCGCAGGCCACGCTGCGGGGACCGCAGTGCGCGGCTACGAGATCCACCACGGCCGGGTGACCCACCGCGGCGACCCGGCATGGCTCACGGTCGACGGCGAGCCGGAGGGCAGCGTGCGCGGCGCGGTGTGGGGCACCCACCTGCACGGGCTGCTGGAGTCGGACGAATTGCGGCGCGGCTGGCTGCGCGCCGTCGCCGCGGCCGCGGGACGAACGGGTTTCGTTGTGGCCGAAGATGTTTCGGTGGCCGACGTGCGGGCCGCGCAGCTCGATCTGGTAGCCGGGCTGGTCGAAGACCATCTCGACGTGGCGGCGATCGAGCGCCTCCTCGCCGAGGGTGCGCCCGCGGATCTGCCCACCCTGGCCACTGGCACTGTTCTCCCTGGTGACGCTATCGGTTGA